GGTTATATCCAGGCCCTGCGCCAGAGCATCGAGGAGTTCTGGGCGGAACGGGGCCGGCCCGACGTGCTGGTGATGAGTTTTCACGGCGTGCCCCGGCGCAGCCTGGACCTGGGCGATCCCTATCACTGCGAATGCCAGAAGACGGGGCGGCTGCTGGCCGAGGCCCTGGGGCTCGCGCCGGAGCAATACCGCGTCACCTTCCAGTCCCGCTTCGGGCGCGCGGAATGGCTCCAGCCCTACACGTCCGCCACCCTGGAAAAGCTGGGTCAGGCCAGGACCCGCAGGGTGGACGTGGTGTGTCCCGGCTTCGTGGCAGACTGCCTGGAGACCCTGGAAGAGATCGCCATGGAGGGAAAAACCGAGTTCCTGAATGCAGGCGGCGGGGAGTACCACTACATCCCGGCTCTCAACGACCGACCCATGTGGATCAACGCCTTCACCGATTTGGTGCAAAACCAATTGGCGGGCTGGCTTACGGCCGATTGGGACCCTTCAAAAGAAAAGCTTGATGGGGAAAACACCCTGCGGATTGCCCAGGCCCTGGGAGCCAAAACCTAGCGCAAACCCGCGCCAATATTAGAGTTTGCTTGTTGACTGGTGAAAAACAGCCATGCAACCATCCGCAACCCGTACTACTGACTTGACACGAATCAAGTTCATCTTCGGCTAGCGGGTTACCGCTGTTTTTTTATTTCTGGAGGATGTGATGGAGAAAAAAACCCTTGCTGTAGGCCTGCTCATCGCGGGTACGCTGGGTGCCGCCTTCTCGGCCCAAGCGATGGATCCCCGCGCCCGTTTCATGGCCGCCAACTGCGCATACTGCCACGGCACCGATGGCAGGAGCTCCGGCGCCATCCCCAGTCTGGCCGGCCTGGACGTCAAGTACTTCGTGGACCAGATGAAAGCCTTCCGCGACGGCTCCCGTCCCGCCACCGTGATGCAGAAACATGCCAACGGCTACACCGATGCCGAGTACGAGGCCGTCGCCAAGTACTTCAACGCCATCAAACCCTAACCAGCGGCCAAGGAGAATACACATGACATTTGATCGTCGCGACTTTTTGAAAGTCTCCGCAGGCGCCGCGGGAGCCGTAACCCTGGGTTCCCTGGCCGGATGTGCCAGTGCCCCCATGGCCGGTGGTGCAAAACCCAAGGTGGTTGTGGTCGGCGCCGGCTTCGGCGGTTCCACCTTTGCCCGCTACCTGAAGATGTGGGCGCCCCAGGCCGAGGTGACCATCATCGAGCCCCTGCCCGAGTTCGTCTCCTGCCCCACCTCCAACGAGGTCCTGGCCGGCATCACCAAGATGGCTGACATCACTCGCACCTACGACGGCATCAAGAAGGTGGTGGACAACTGGGTGGCCGACACGGTAACCGCCATCAACAACGAGAAGAAGACCGTCACCACCGCCGGTGGCAAGACCTTTTCCTACGACCGCCTGGTACTGGCCGGTGGTATTGAACTGCTGTTCAACGCCGTGGAGGGCTATGACGCCGAGGCCCAGAAGGTGGTGAAACATGCCTGGAAGGCCAGCGCCGAGCAGACCGGCGCCCTGCGCAATCAACTCGAGGCCATGCCCGATGGCGGCACCTTCGTGATGTCCGTGCCCAAGTCACCCTATCGTTGCCCTCCCGGACCCTACGAGCGCGCCTCCCTTGTGGCCCACTACTTCAAGCAGGCCAAGCCCAAGTCCAAGATCGTCGTCCTGGACGGCAACCCGGACATCGCTTCCAAGAAGGGCCTGTTCCTGGCCGCTTGGAAGAAGCATTACGGCTACGGCACCGACAACAGCATGATCGACTATCGCCCCAACAACATGCCCCGCTCCGTGGACGTGAAGAAGATGATGGTCGGCACCGAGTTCGACGATGTGAAGGGCGACGTGCTGAACGTGGTTCCTCCCATGAAGGCCGCAGCGGTGACACATCTGGCTGGTGTGCGGGACGGCAACTCCGGCCACTGGTGCACCATCGACTACATCACCTTCGAGTCCAAGGTCGTTCCCAACATCCATATCCTGGGTGACTCCGCCCTGACCAACTTTCCGAAGTCCGGTTCCGTGGCCAACAACACCGGCAAGATGTGCGCCTACGCCTTGTCCGAGATCTTCGCCGGCCGCCAGCCCGACCCGGCCCCCGTGGTGACCAACACCTGCTACTCCGCCAGTTCGGACAGCACGGCCTTCCACGTGGCCACCGTGTTCCGCTGGGACCCCTCGAAGAAGGCCCTGGTGCCGCCCAAGGGCGCCAACGGCGTATCCAAGGAGGAGAGCGAGCTGGAACTGGCCTACATGCACTCCTGGAAAGAGAACGTGCTGAACGACACCCTGAACCTCTGATTCAGGCACATCCTTAAGTTGAGAGGAGGGGAGCGATCCCCTCCTTTTTTATTGCCTGTCCGGAACGAGGCTTCTCTCAGGGAAAAGAAGGGCCGCCCCGAGTTTATTGTCGCCACGGAGAACGGGGCGGGCCCTGTGGGTACTCAGAGCTCGAACACCTGGCCGTTGACCAGGGCCCTGGCCACCGCGCCATGGCGGGCCAGCTCGGCCATGATGCCGGCCTCCCCGCCCGGCTTGAGGTGGGTGATCCAGACCTCCGGCCCCACCTTGAGCTTGCCCAGGTCCGGCGCCAGGGTCCTGGGGCAATAGTGCCTGGAGGCCTCGGCTATGTGGGCCAGGGCGTCCTGGAACGAACATTCCACGATGAGATGCCTGAGGTCGCGGGTGCTGTTGGCAAGCTGCCACAGGGCCTCGTGGCTCGCAGTATCCCCGGAAAACAACAGGCTGCCCAGGGCTTCCCGCACCAGATAGCCCACCGCGGGCACCACATGATGGGCCGGGATGGCCGCGATCTCCCTTCCACCCACCATGATGGGCTCGCTTTCGAGCAGGGACTCGTAACGCAGAAATGGATCTTCCGGGTTTGGGATGCGGGCGAAGTCCGGCCACAGTCGCCAGTTGAACAAGTGGTCGCGCAGGGTTTGCAGCGTCTCTGGCAGACCGTGCAGGGTCAAGGGCTTTCCCCGCTCGGCCCCAACGCTGTCCAGCATCAACGGCAGGGAGCAAATGTGATCGAGATGGCTGTGGGTGAGGAACACATGATCGATCCGGCATAGCTCGGCGTGGGAAAGGTTCGTGACGCCGGTGCCGCAGTCCAGCAGGATGTCGTCGTCCACCAGGAAGGACGTGGTGTGGCGTCCGTCGCCGATGCCGCCTGAGCAACCCAGGACACGCACCTTCATGGTGATGCCTGCTCAAGAAACTCGCCGGGCTGTTCCAGGGGCTCCCTGGCGGCCCGGAATGAAAACCGAGGGGAACAAGGCGGGCGGGGGGGCCTCATTTCGTGGTGAAGGTGAACACGCCGTCCCATTGAGCCGGCGGCGGGTTGAAGCGGAAATGGGTGACCCGGTCCAGGTAGACGTCGTAGAGCTTGCGCGGGTTGGCCTTGCGCAGTTCCATGAGCTTGATCTCCGCGTCGTCCCAGCGCTGGGCCTGGTAGTCCTGGAAAGCGGCCTCGAACTGCTCCGCCTCCTTCAGCCGCTCCGGTCCCACTTCCGCAGCCACGCCCAGGGGCTCGAAAATGGCCACGGGCACGTCCTTGCCCTTGACCCGCACCTGGTCGATGGTCTGGAAGGCCAGGTCCGGACACTCTGCCTTGGTGGCTTCTCCCACCAGCACGCCCACACCATATTGGCGTGTCAGGGCTTCCAGGCGGGAAGCCAGGTTCACCGCGTCGGCCATCACCGTGTAGGCCATGCGGAATTCCGAGCCCATGTTGCCCACGCTCATGCGGCCGGTGTTGACCCCAACGCCGATCTTCAAGGACGGCCAGCCCTTTTCCTCCAGCTTCGGATTCAGGGCCGTCAGGGCAGTCTGCATGGCCAGGGCGGCCAGTACGGCATCATGGGCGTGGCGTTCATCGCTCATGGGAGCGCCCCAGAAGGCCATGATGGCATCGCCGATATACTTGTCGATGGTGCCTTTTCCCTCCTGTACCACCCGGGTCATGGCGGACAGGTAGACGTTGAGCAGTTCGGCCAACTGGGCCGCCTCCAGCTTCTCGGAGATGCTGGTGAAGCCCACGATGTCGGAGAACAGCACGCTCATCACCCGGGACTCGCCCCTGAGGCTGTAGCGGGCCGGGTCCTTGGCCATCTCGTCCACCAGTTCCGGCGGCACGTACTGGCCGAACAAACGGGTAATCTGGGCCTTGGATCGGGCCTCCACGAAGAACCCCCAACTCATGTTCAGCACGAACAGGCCCGCCACGGTCATCAGGGGCGTGGCCATGTTCAGGCTCATGTCCATGGCATGCCAGACGTAGAAATCCAGGCCCACCAGCGCGGCGATCAGTCCACCGGCCAGGGCCCCGGACCACGCCGGCGTCATCCAGGGCAGGGCCGCCGCCATGGCCAGGCCCAGGGCCAGCACGGCGCCCACCAGCAGGGCGCGCTGGCTGGCCGGCTCCCATTTGACGGTGCCGTCCAGGATGCCGGAAATCAGGTTGGCGTGTATCTCCACCCCCGCGAAGGCCTTGTCGGCTGGGGTGACCCGCAGGTCCAGGAGTCCCGGGGCGGTGGAGCCCACGATGACGATGCGGCCCTCCAGCTGGGAAGCAGGAGTCCGTCCAGCGATGATGTTGGCGGCGGATTCATAATGGAAAGCGCCCGCAACCCGATAGGGCACCAGGGCCATGGCCTGTTTGTCCAGGGGCACCGCCAGACCATCCGCGTCCAGGGACGGAGGACGCCAGCCATGCCCCCCCTGGCCGGCGGGGAGGACGGACAGGGCCTCCGCCCCCATGCCGGCGCGCACCAGGTTCAGGGCCAGGGAGCCATAGCATCGCCCACCATGTTCAACAACCATGGGCATGCGGCGCATGACGCCGTCGAAGTCGGGCATGGCATTGAAGAATCCGGCGAAGGGCGTCTGGGCCTGGAGTCGCTCCAGGTTGCCGGAATAGCTGGTGCCATGGAGGGGACGGATGCCCTTGTTTGCCAGGGCCTCGCAGTCCAGCACGGGCTCTGGCAACACGCCCACGCTTTCCTGCCCTTCGTTGATGCCAAAGTAATAGCCCAGCACCGCAGGTCCATCCGCCAGGGCCTCGGCGAGACGACCGTCGTAATCCAGACGGTCCCGCAGGCGGTTCAGACTGGCATTGAAACCCGCGTCCCCCGCCATGGGGCCCTGGGCCAGCTTCTCCAGGACGGGCAGGCCGGAGCTCTGGTCCGGCTCGGCGAAGATCACGTCGAAACCCAGGGCCGCCACACCGTACTGCTGGAACAGGTTGTTGGACAGTGCCGCCAGCTTGTCACGGGGCCATGGCCAGCGGCCGATCTCCTTCAGGCTCTTCTCGTCGATGTCGGCGATGACGATGCGGTCGTCCACCAACTTCACCTGGGAAAAACGCACCTTCAGGTCATAGAGAGCGGCGTCCAGCTTGTCGATGAAGTTGGTGGGGTACAGCCCCGCCGCCTGCCCCAGGAGCAGCAGCACGAACACCAGACCGGCGGCGAACTGACCCAGGAAGCGGCGGGCACGCAGGTTCAACGCCATGCCCTCACCTCAGGCGGTAAAAGCGGTTGGCCACCGACTGGCCCTCCGGCACGTTGTCCAGGTGGCTACCCACCGCCTCGGCCAGGCGGCCCAGGCGCTCCTCCGGGTGGGGGTGGGTCTTGAACAGCAGCGAAACCCGCTTGTCACCCTTGGCTACGTGGCCGATCTCCGCCAGCACCGTGGGCAGTGCATAGGTGTCGTAGCCCGCCCGGGCCGTGAGCACCACGCCGATGCGGTCCGCCTCGTACTCGGCCTCCTTGTCCAGCCCTCGCGCCACCACCTCGGCGCCGTTGCCGATGAGGTTCTGGATCAACTGGTCCTCGTTGGCGAGCTTGCTGCCGAAGAGGGATCCCAGGGCGGCGATGGCCTGGCTTTGCTGCAACAGCTTGAGGTGGTGCTTGCGAATCACGTGTCCGATTTCATGACCCAGCACGCCCGCCAGTTCCGCCTCGTTGCCCAACCGCCGGTACAGGCCCTTGGTGAGGAAGATGTAGCCGCCAGGGGCAGCGAAGGCGTTGATGTCTTCGCTCTCGATGACGCCGAAACGCCAGGGCAGGCCGGGCCTTTCGCTCTGCAGGGAAACCCATCGCCCCACGTTGTTGACGTATTGCTGCAGGGCCGGGTCCTTCACCAGTGGGGCCGCACCCAACAGGTTGCCGGCAATACGCCGACCGATACGCACCTCCTCCTCCTGGGAGGTATTGCCCTTGAGCAAGGCGCTGAGCAACTGGGTTTCAGGCCTGGCGTTGTCCTGCCCCCCCTGCTGGGGCGGGGTAGCCAGGGCCTGCTGGCTTTCACCGCCGCCAACTTTTTCCTTTAACAGGCCCTTCAGGACGTCCCCGAATCCTCCCGCCTGGGCACTACCGAGCCCCATCAGGCCGGCAAACAGCAACGGGAACAGGTTTCTGGCCGCGCGTCTCATTGTCCACCTCCCGGAAAACCGTCACCTCCATTGCCACCGGCTTCCGCCTTGGGCTCAGGCAGATAAGCCACATCCCTGGCTTCAAGGCCGGCCGCCTGGGCAAAACTCCTCGCTGCCGCGGGCTTGGCCCGGAAGGAATTCAACAGTTTCAGTTCCTTGGCATCGAACCTGGCGCCCTTGAGCTCTTCCTCGTTGAGTCCCCGCAGGCCGGCCACGGCCACCACCTGGCCTTCGCGGCGCGAGGCCAGCGCGGCGACATCGCCGACGCTCCCGGTGGTGACGCTGGTGCGCACGGAAAGGATGCGCACCCAGCCGGTGCTGCCTCCGTAACGGACCTGGGTCCAGCCGCCCTGCCGGAGCAGTACTTCCACGACGGCGCCCTTGCTGACGCTGGCCACCTTCGCGGCCGCGCTGCTAGGGGTGGCCCTGAGATCCTCATCCTTGATCATGGTGCCGGGCGCGGCCCAAAGGGCCTGGGAAACCAGGCCGGCCGCAAGCATGAGCAGATATCGTTTCATGGCAATGCTCTCTCGCAAATACGCCATCGGGGCCGGGGCCTTGCCCTGCCCCTCGGACTCCAGTGGCCCGGGCGTTCTGGTTGAATGATACATGGGGGTTATATGATTCCGCCCATGAGTTGGCTCACTGACTTCCTCATCCGACGTGGCGCGGGGGCCCTGGCCCTCTGGCGCACCTGGCAAGGCATCTTCCGCTTTGCAGCCCAGGCCCTGGCCGCCACCCTGACTCCTGCTGCCTACAACAGCGCCACCCGCATGGTGGTGATGAAGCAGATCTATTTCACCGCCTGGCAGATCCTGCTGCCCTTTACCCTGTTCGCCGCCTTGCTTTCCTTCGTGCTGATCATGATCGTGGTCGACACCGCAGCCCAGATCGGGCAATCCGATTTCGCCCTGGAGATGAGCATGCGGGTGCTGGTGCTGGAAATCCTGCCCCTGGTCACCGCCCTGTTCGTGGCCCTGCGGTCCAGTTCGGCCATCAATACCGAAGTGGCCCTCATGCGCATCCACAATGAAATAGACGCCCTGGAGTCCGCTGGCGTTGACACCCTGCGCATGGAATTCATGCCCCGTGTCATTGGCGGCGTCGTCTCTGTACTGGCCCTCACCGCCATCACCAGCGTGCTGGCCCTGGTGCTGGCCTACTTCGCGGTGTACGGCTTCCAGCTCTGGAGCCTGCCGGATTTCACCCGGGTCATGGGCAAGGTCTTCGACGTGCCCGTCATGGCCGGCATCTGGCTCAAGAGCCTGGCTTTTGGTCTGGCTGTCACCATCATTCCCGTGGCGGAAGGCCTGGCCACGCCAAAGATGTTGTTCATGGCCCCCATCTCCGTGCTGCGGGGCATGGTGCGCCTGTTCTTCGTCCTCATGTTCATCGAGGTGGCGTCATTAGCCTTCAAGTACATATAGAGTGGCTGGCGGACGATGCCGCCCGGCGCACCCTCATCGCCACCCAGGCCAAGGCCGCCCTGGTGTCGGCCGACCTGCCCCTGCGTGCCAATCTCGCGGTCCTCGAAAACATCGCCGTGGTACCCCAGTACACTCGGAACATGACCTACCAGGAGGCGGTGGACGTGGCCTGGAACCTCCTGCACCAGCTGGGCTACACCGATGCCGCCTACAAGCGGGACCCGGCCCTGAACCATGAGGAGCGCTTCGTCGCCAAGTTGCTGCGGGCCGCGGTCAGCGGCCCCGACCTGCTGCTCATCGACCGCCCCGCTATGCTTTTGCCCGATACCCGCTATCCTCCGTTCGTGGATGACGTTCTAAAGCGGCTGGATGACCGACTCAACAACTGCTGGATCCTGGACTACCAATGGAACGAGCCCCTATACGCGCCCCGCTGATCAAGAACCTGGAATTCAAGGTGGGCCTGCTGGTGAGCCTCACCGCC
This genomic interval from Thiobacillus sp. contains the following:
- a CDS encoding ABC transporter permease, encoding MSWLTDFLIRRGAGALALWRTWQGIFRFAAQALAATLTPAAYNSATRMVVMKQIYFTAWQILLPFTLFAALLSFVLIMIVVDTAAQIGQSDFALEMSMRVLVLEILPLVTALFVALRSSSAINTEVALMRIHNEIDALESAGVDTLRMEFMPRVIGGVVSVLALTAITSVLALVLAYFAVYGFQLWSLPDFTRVMGKVFDVPVMAGIWLKSLAFGLAVTIIPVAEGLATPKMLFMAPISVLRGMVRLFFVLMFIEVASLAFKYI
- a CDS encoding M48 family metalloprotease, with the protein product MRRAARNLFPLLFAGLMGLGSAQAGGFGDVLKGLLKEKVGGGESQQALATPPQQGGQDNARPETQLLSALLKGNTSQEEEVRIGRRIAGNLLGAAPLVKDPALQQYVNNVGRWVSLQSERPGLPWRFGVIESEDINAFAAPGGYIFLTKGLYRRLGNEAELAGVLGHEIGHVIRKHHLKLLQQSQAIAALGSLFGSKLANEDQLIQNLIGNGAEVVARGLDKEAEYEADRIGVVLTARAGYDTYALPTVLAEIGHVAKGDKRVSLLFKTHPHPEERLGRLAEAVGSHLDNVPEGQSVANRFYRLR
- a CDS encoding SH3 domain-containing protein — protein: MKRYLLMLAAGLVSQALWAAPGTMIKDEDLRATPSSAAAKVASVSKGAVVEVLLRQGGWTQVRYGGSTGWVRILSVRTSVTTGSVGDVAALASRREGQVVAVAGLRGLNEEELKGARFDAKELKLLNSFRAKPAAARSFAQAAGLEARDVAYLPEPKAEAGGNGGDGFPGGGQ
- a CDS encoding FCSD flavin-binding domain-containing protein gives rise to the protein MTFDRRDFLKVSAGAAGAVTLGSLAGCASAPMAGGAKPKVVVVGAGFGGSTFARYLKMWAPQAEVTIIEPLPEFVSCPTSNEVLAGITKMADITRTYDGIKKVVDNWVADTVTAINNEKKTVTTAGGKTFSYDRLVLAGGIELLFNAVEGYDAEAQKVVKHAWKASAEQTGALRNQLEAMPDGGTFVMSVPKSPYRCPPGPYERASLVAHYFKQAKPKSKIVVLDGNPDIASKKGLFLAAWKKHYGYGTDNSMIDYRPNNMPRSVDVKKMMVGTEFDDVKGDVLNVVPPMKAAAVTHLAGVRDGNSGHWCTIDYITFESKVVPNIHILGDSALTNFPKSGSVANNTGKMCAYALSEIFAGRQPDPAPVVTNTCYSASSDSTAFHVATVFRWDPSKKALVPPKGANGVSKEESELELAYMHSWKENVLNDTLNL
- a CDS encoding 3',5'-cyclic-nucleotide phosphodiesterase, whose product is MKVRVLGCSGGIGDGRHTTSFLVDDDILLDCGTGVTNLSHAELCRIDHVFLTHSHLDHICSLPLMLDSVGAERGKPLTLHGLPETLQTLRDHLFNWRLWPDFARIPNPEDPFLRYESLLESEPIMVGGREIAAIPAHHVVPAVGYLVREALGSLLFSGDTASHEALWQLANSTRDLRHLIVECSFQDALAHIAEASRHYCPRTLAPDLGKLKVGPEVWITHLKPGGEAGIMAELARHGAVARALVNGQVFEL
- a CDS encoding c-type cytochrome — its product is MEKKTLAVGLLIAGTLGAAFSAQAMDPRARFMAANCAYCHGTDGRSSGAIPSLAGLDVKYFVDQMKAFRDGSRPATVMQKHANGYTDAEYEAVAKYFNAIKP
- a CDS encoding adenylate/guanylate cyclase domain-containing protein, which translates into the protein MALNLRARRFLGQFAAGLVFVLLLLGQAAGLYPTNFIDKLDAALYDLKVRFSQVKLVDDRIVIADIDEKSLKEIGRWPWPRDKLAALSNNLFQQYGVAALGFDVIFAEPDQSSGLPVLEKLAQGPMAGDAGFNASLNRLRDRLDYDGRLAEALADGPAVLGYYFGINEGQESVGVLPEPVLDCEALANKGIRPLHGTSYSGNLERLQAQTPFAGFFNAMPDFDGVMRRMPMVVEHGGRCYGSLALNLVRAGMGAEALSVLPAGQGGHGWRPPSLDADGLAVPLDKQAMALVPYRVAGAFHYESAANIIAGRTPASQLEGRIVIVGSTAPGLLDLRVTPADKAFAGVEIHANLISGILDGTVKWEPASQRALLVGAVLALGLAMAAALPWMTPAWSGALAGGLIAALVGLDFYVWHAMDMSLNMATPLMTVAGLFVLNMSWGFFVEARSKAQITRLFGQYVPPELVDEMAKDPARYSLRGESRVMSVLFSDIVGFTSISEKLEAAQLAELLNVYLSAMTRVVQEGKGTIDKYIGDAIMAFWGAPMSDERHAHDAVLAALAMQTALTALNPKLEEKGWPSLKIGVGVNTGRMSVGNMGSEFRMAYTVMADAVNLASRLEALTRQYGVGVLVGEATKAECPDLAFQTIDQVRVKGKDVPVAIFEPLGVAAEVGPERLKEAEQFEAAFQDYQAQRWDDAEIKLMELRKANPRKLYDVYLDRVTHFRFNPPPAQWDGVFTFTTK
- a CDS encoding ferrochelatase, with translation MPFYLPEPPYKHDQPARVGVLLINLGTPEAPTAQALRPYLKEFLWDRRVVEIPRPVWWLILNGIILNTRPAKSAEKYASVWRPEGSPLKVFTERLAILLKGHLGERVRQPVRVDYAMRYGQPSVAHRIRELKAQGVDRLLVVPLYPQYAASSTGSALDAVWETLLHTRNPPEIRTLRNFHDDPGYIQALRQSIEEFWAERGRPDVLVMSFHGVPRRSLDLGDPYHCECQKTGRLLAEALGLAPEQYRVTFQSRFGRAEWLQPYTSATLEKLGQARTRRVDVVCPGFVADCLETLEEIAMEGKTEFLNAGGGEYHYIPALNDRPMWINAFTDLVQNQLAGWLTADWDPSKEKLDGENTLRIAQALGAKT